In the Gemmatimonadota bacterium genome, CGCGCCGGCGGCGTTCGAGGCTCAGATGGTCGCACTCGGCGCCCGCGTCACCTCGGCCGATTTCGACGACCACCACGCGTTCACCGCGGCCGATGTGACGGGGCTCACGTCCCGCGCGGCGGGGCAGGACCTGCTCGTCTGCACGCTCAAGGACGCCGTCAAGCTGGCCCCGCGCTGGCCTCGCGGCGGTGTGGCGTTGTGGTATCTTTCCCAAGCGGTCACGGTCGAGCGAGGGGCGGAGGCGCTGGACGCCCTCCTCGAGCGGCTGGTGACCGCGTCTCGTTCCTGACCCGGTCCAGCTCCATCGACCCCAATCGCCGGCCCCCCGCCGGTTCAGTGCCCGAATCCCATGGCAGACCTCCGCCTTCCGACCAACCAGATCGTCCGTCCCGACAAGGACCGTTTCCTCAACGAGGAGAACCCCTTCGAGGCGATGATGTCGCGCCTCGACCGGGCCGCCTCGCTGCTCGACCTCGAGCCGGGCATCTACAAGGTCCTGCGCAGCCCCGAGAAGGAGATCACCGTGTCGATCCCGGTGATGATGGACAACGGCGAGGTGGAGGTCTTCACCGGCATCCGTGTCCTGCACAACACGTCGCGTGGCCCGGCCAAGGGCGGCATCCGCTTCGACATGAACGTCACGCTGGACGAGGTGAAGGCGCTCGCCGCGTGGATGACCTGGAAGTGCGCGGTGGTGAACATCCCGTTCGGCGGGGCGAAGGGCGGCGTGATCTGCGACCCGCTCAAGATGTCGGTCGGCGAGCTCGAGCGCGTGACGCGCCGCTACACGTCGGGCATCATCCAGACGCTGGGTCCCGACTCGGACGTGCCGGCGCCGGACGTCAACACGAACGAGCGCGTGATGGCGTGGCTCATGGACACCTACTCGATGCATGTCGGTCACACGGTCAACGCCGTGACGACGGGCAAGCCGGTGGAGATGGGCGGGTCACTCGGGCGGCGCGAGGCCACGGGCCGCGGCGTGATGTTCTGCGTCCTCCAGTCGCTCGAGCACCTCAAGATGGACGTGAAGGGCGCGACCGTCGCGGTGCAGGGCTTCGGGAACGTCGGCTCCATCGGCGCGCAGCTGATCCAGCAGGCGGGTTGCAAGATCGTCGCGATCAGCGACCGCACCGGCGGGTGGCACGACCCGAAGGGCTTCGATGTCGACGACGCCATGGCGTACGTCAAGAAGAACAAGACGCTCGACGGCTACAACAAGGGCACGGCCATCACGAACGAGCAACTCCTCGAGCTCGAGGTGGACGTGCTCGTGCCGGCCGCGCTCGAGAACGTGATCACGTCGAAGAACGCCAAGAACATCAAGGCGAAGGTGATCTGCGAGGGCGCCAACGGCCCCACGACGGCGGCCGCCGACGCGATCCTCGACGAGAAGGGCATCTTCGTCGTGCCGGACATCCTCGCGAACGCGGGCGGCGTCACGGTCAGCTACTTCGAGTGGGTGCAGAACCGGGGCGGCTACTACTGGACCGAGCAGGTGGTGAACGACCGCCTGCGCGACATCATGGTGAACAGCTTCCGCGACGTGCTCAAGCTCTCGATGCAGCACAAGGTGAACATGCGGACCGCGGCATACATGGTCGCGATCAGTCGCGTCGCGACGGTGCACCGCCTGCGCGGCATCTATGCGTGATGCGGGCGTCGCCCCGCGCATGACGGGGCGGCGGTGAAGGTCTGGCTGGCCGCCGTCGGGAAGCCGCGCGATGCGGCGCTGGCGGCGGCCATTCGCGAGTACGAGACCCGGGCGGCGCGCTATTGGCCGCTCGAGGTGGTGGAAGTGAAGGAGGAGTCGGCCCGCACGGCGAGCGAGGCCGTGGTGATGCGGAAGGAGGGGGAACGCCTGCTCGAGCGGCTCCCGAACACCGCGCGCCTCGTGCTCTGCGACCCGGGCGGGGAGACGATGGACTCCCGCGCCTTCGCCGCGATGCTCCGGCAGCAGCGCGAGCGGGCGCAGGACGTGGCGTTCGTGATCGGCGGCGCGCATGGGCTGGGCGACGTCGTGCGCGCGCGGCCCCATCGCCGGCTCGCGATCGCCCCCTGGACGCTCCCGCACGAACTGGCGCGCCTCGTGCTCGCCGAACAGCTCTACCGCGCCGGCACCATCGGCCGGAACGAACCCTACCACAAGTGACGCGCCCACCCGTGCTGTCCTGCTCCTGCCTCCGCCTGGCGCGCCGCGCCGAGTCCTGTCGATGAGCGCGCCGCGCGTCGTCACCGAGTCGCTGGGCGGCGGACCGCTCTCGCGCGCCGCGCAGGACGGCCAGGCGCCGCGCGAGTGGTACCGGGAGCGCCCCGAGGCGCAGACGCGTGGAAGGAGCACGCGGAGCAGGTCCGCGGCGAGTTCGCCGCCAGCCGGTGGCTGGCCGGGTTGCGGCCCGCCTTCGACGCGTCGGGCGCGGCGGCCGAGCGGCTCGAACGTGTCGCCGCGGCGAACGGGATCGTCGTCACCACCGGCCAGCAGCCCGGCCTCTTCGGCGGCCCCACCTATACGCTGCTCAAGGCCTTCAGTGCGCTCGCGCTCGCCGACCGCATCGAGCGCGAGACAGGGATCCCGACGGCGCCGGTGTTCTGGGCCGCGACCGATGACGCCGACTTCGCCGAAGCCTCCTGGACCGCCATCGCGGAGGACGGCGTCGTGAAGCGGCTCTCGGTCCAGCGGGCGGGCAAGGACGGACTCGTCATGGCCGAGATGCCCATAGGCGACACGTCTGAGCAGTACGCGGCACTGGTCGCCGCGGCGGGCTCGGCGCCGCACGCCGGTGTGCTCGAGGCGCTCAAGGCCGCGTACGACCCGGAGGCGACCGTCGGGTCGGCGTACGTGCGGTTCCTGCGCGCCCTGCTCGAACCGCACGGCATCGCCGTGCTCGATGCGTGGCATCCGGCGACGCGGGCCGCGGCGCGACCCACGCTCGTGCAGGCGCTGCGCCGCGCGCCGGTCGTGGACGAGGCCCTCGCGCTCCGCACCGTGGCCATCGAACGCGCCGGCTTCCGCGCGCAGGTCGCGCGCGTGCCGCGCCTCTCCCTCGTCTTCCGCGGCGTCGTGGGCGTGAAGGAGCGCGTGCCGATCCTGCAGGCGACCGACGTCGCCGACCGCGCCGACGCCGTCCTCTCGCCCAATGTGCTGCTCCGCCCCATCGTCGAACGGCGCATCCTCCCCACGGTCGCCTATGTGGCCGGGCCCGGCGAGATCGCGTACTTCGCGCAGGTGGGCGCCGTCGCCGAGGCGCTCGGCACCGCGGTGCCGCTCGTCGTCCCGCGCTGGGCCGCGACGATCGTCGAGCCCGCCGTCGACCGGCGGCTCGGTCGCCTCGGGATGGTGATCGAGGACGTGCGCGCCCCGCAC is a window encoding:
- a CDS encoding Glu/Leu/Phe/Val dehydrogenase; this translates as MADLRLPTNQIVRPDKDRFLNEENPFEAMMSRLDRAASLLDLEPGIYKVLRSPEKEITVSIPVMMDNGEVEVFTGIRVLHNTSRGPAKGGIRFDMNVTLDEVKALAAWMTWKCAVVNIPFGGAKGGVICDPLKMSVGELERVTRRYTSGIIQTLGPDSDVPAPDVNTNERVMAWLMDTYSMHVGHTVNAVTTGKPVEMGGSLGRREATGRGVMFCVLQSLEHLKMDVKGATVAVQGFGNVGSIGAQLIQQAGCKIVAISDRTGGWHDPKGFDVDDAMAYVKKNKTLDGYNKGTAITNEQLLELEVDVLVPAALENVITSKNAKNIKAKVICEGANGPTTAAADAILDEKGIFVVPDILANAGGVTVSYFEWVQNRGGYYWTEQVVNDRLRDIMVNSFRDVLKLSMQHKVNMRTAAYMVAISRVATVHRLRGIYA
- a CDS encoding 23S rRNA (pseudouridine(1915)-N(3))-methyltransferase RlmH is translated as MKVWLAAVGKPRDAALAAAIREYETRAARYWPLEVVEVKEESARTASEAVVMRKEGERLLERLPNTARLVLCDPGGETMDSRAFAAMLRQQRERAQDVAFVIGGAHGLGDVVRARPHRRLAIAPWTLPHELARLVLAEQLYRAGTIGRNEPYHK
- the bshC gene encoding bacillithiol biosynthesis cysteine-adding enzyme BshC; the protein is MRPAFDASGAAAERLERVAAANGIVVTTGQQPGLFGGPTYTLLKAFSALALADRIERETGIPTAPVFWAATDDADFAEASWTAIAEDGVVKRLSVQRAGKDGLVMAEMPIGDTSEQYAALVAAAGSAPHAGVLEALKAAYDPEATVGSAYVRFLRALLEPHGIAVLDAWHPATRAAARPTLVQALRRAPVVDEALALRTVAIERAGFRAQVARVPRLSLVFRGVVGVKERVPILQATDVADRADAVLSPNVLLRPIVERRILPTVAYVAGPGEIAYFAQVGAVAEALGTAVPLVVPRWAATIVEPAVDRRLGRLGMVIEDVRAPHDAERRLGDRAVPADIRAGLEGLREDLAKRLGALRESSAAIDDLVPERVIEGARHQLLHRVDRLERRLRAAARARQTEAVQDLAAVRAALMPEGQRQERRLNPVPMLARHGDLLVAQLKAGAAMHAGTLVGA